In Nycticebus coucang isolate mNycCou1 chromosome 9, mNycCou1.pri, whole genome shotgun sequence, the following are encoded in one genomic region:
- the GSTZ1 gene encoding maleylacetoacetate isomerase isoform X2 — protein MQAGKPILYSYFRSSCSWRVRIALALKGIDYETMPINLVKDGGQQFSKEFQALNPMKQVPALKIDGITIGQSLAIIEYLEETRPTPRLLPQDPKKRASVRMISDLIAGGIQPLQNLSVLKQVGQENQLTWAQNTITSGFKALEQILQSTSGKYCVGDEVSMADLCLVPQVANAERFKVDLTPYPTISRINKTLLALEAFQVSHPCRQPDTPAELRA, from the exons CTCTGGCCTTGAAAGGCATCGACTACGAAACGATGCCCATCAACCTCGTAAAGGACGGGGGCCAACAA TTCTCCAAGGAATTCCAGGCATTGAATCCCATGAAGCAGGTGCCAGCCCTGAAGATTGATGGGATTACCATCGGCCAGTCA CTGGCCATCATTGAGTATCTGGAAGAGACTCGTCCCACGCCACGACTTCTGCCTCAGGACCCAAAGAAGAGGGCCAGTGTGCGAATGATCTCTGACCTCATCGCTGGTGGCATCCAGCCCCTGCAG AATCTGTCTGTCCTGAAGCAAGTGGGACAGGAGAACCAGCTGACCTGGGCCCAGAACACCATCACTTCGGGCTTCAAGG CTCTGGAGCAGATCCTACAGAGCACGTCGGGCAAGTACTGTGTAGGAGACGAG GTGTCCATGGCTGATCTGTGTTTAGTGCCTCAAGTGGCGAATGCTGAAAG GTTCAAGGTGGATCTCACCCCCTACCCTACCATCAGCCGCATCAACAAGACGCTCCTGGCCTTGGAGGCCTTCCAAGTATCTCACCCCTGCCGGCAGCCAGATACACCTGCTGAACTGAGGGCCTAG
- the GSTZ1 gene encoding maleylacetoacetate isomerase isoform X3, producing MPINLVKDGGQQFSKEFQALNPMKQVPALKIDGITIGQSLAIIEYLEETRPTPRLLPQDPKKRASVRMISDLIAGGIQPLQNLSVLKQVGQENQLTWAQNTITSGFKALEQILQSTSGKYCVGDEVSMADLCLVPQVANAERFKVDLTPYPTISRINKTLLALEAFQVSHPCRQPDTPAELRA from the exons ATGCCCATCAACCTCGTAAAGGACGGGGGCCAACAA TTCTCCAAGGAATTCCAGGCATTGAATCCCATGAAGCAGGTGCCAGCCCTGAAGATTGATGGGATTACCATCGGCCAGTCA CTGGCCATCATTGAGTATCTGGAAGAGACTCGTCCCACGCCACGACTTCTGCCTCAGGACCCAAAGAAGAGGGCCAGTGTGCGAATGATCTCTGACCTCATCGCTGGTGGCATCCAGCCCCTGCAG AATCTGTCTGTCCTGAAGCAAGTGGGACAGGAGAACCAGCTGACCTGGGCCCAGAACACCATCACTTCGGGCTTCAAGG CTCTGGAGCAGATCCTACAGAGCACGTCGGGCAAGTACTGTGTAGGAGACGAG GTGTCCATGGCTGATCTGTGTTTAGTGCCTCAAGTGGCGAATGCTGAAAG GTTCAAGGTGGATCTCACCCCCTACCCTACCATCAGCCGCATCAACAAGACGCTCCTGGCCTTGGAGGCCTTCCAAGTATCTCACCCCTGCCGGCAGCCAGATACACCTGCTGAACTGAGGGCCTAG